In Tsuneonella dongtanensis, a single window of DNA contains:
- a CDS encoding M28 family metallopeptidase: MTVRTLLAAAAAFSLAACSMSATTDGAGTSDALEVPDVAAGALSEETMRAAVEQLASDEFEGRAPGTLGEEKTVAYLIEQFEKAGLKPGNNGSWIQKAPLVEIAGSGHAPLTVTGKDGKTQSFTYGSDWVGATYREAPEVTIADSELVFVGYGIVAPEKGWNDYAGIDMKGKTAVILVNDPDYEAKELGGEFNGRGMTYYGRWTYKFEEAARQGATAALIVHDDFPAAYGWNVVESSWTGPQVYAQRSDKGASQTMMNGWVQKAVAGKILAAGGQDLAKLSAAAKKKGFKPVSLGVKTSTSFSNAIRTFESQNVVGLLEGTEAKDEYVLYTAHWDHIGRCKADAGGDDICNGAIDNATGTAALIALAEANAKAGPARRSQVFLAVTAEESGLLGSEYYAANPIFPLSQTVGGINIDGMPMGGRSKDVVAIGGAKSQLDAFLDKFVTAEKLTLNLEPTPEKGFYYRSDHFNLAKVGVPMLYLKGGDDFEAGGRAAGEAYQKKWTEEIYHQPSDEFDPNWDWGGAMQILQLYYRIGRSMAMSSGWPTWNDGDEFRGARDKSCAAEGGC, encoded by the coding sequence ATGACCGTTCGCACCTTGCTTGCCGCCGCCGCGGCGTTTTCGTTGGCCGCCTGTTCGATGTCGGCCACAACCGATGGAGCGGGTACTTCGGACGCGCTTGAGGTGCCGGACGTTGCCGCGGGAGCGCTCTCGGAAGAGACGATGCGCGCTGCAGTCGAGCAACTCGCCTCGGACGAATTCGAAGGCCGTGCGCCGGGCACCCTTGGCGAGGAAAAGACCGTCGCCTACCTGATCGAGCAGTTCGAAAAGGCAGGGCTGAAACCGGGCAACAACGGATCGTGGATCCAGAAGGCGCCGCTCGTCGAAATAGCAGGCAGCGGCCACGCGCCCCTCACGGTGACCGGCAAGGACGGCAAGACGCAGTCGTTCACCTATGGCAGCGACTGGGTTGGCGCGACCTATCGCGAAGCACCCGAGGTCACTATCGCGGACAGCGAACTGGTCTTCGTCGGCTACGGCATCGTCGCGCCTGAGAAGGGCTGGAACGACTACGCGGGCATCGACATGAAGGGGAAGACCGCGGTCATCCTGGTCAACGATCCCGACTACGAGGCAAAGGAACTCGGTGGCGAATTCAACGGCCGGGGGATGACTTACTACGGGCGCTGGACCTACAAGTTCGAGGAAGCCGCCCGTCAGGGTGCGACCGCGGCGCTCATCGTTCATGACGATTTCCCTGCGGCTTACGGCTGGAACGTCGTCGAAAGCTCGTGGACCGGGCCTCAGGTCTACGCGCAGCGCTCCGACAAGGGCGCGAGTCAGACGATGATGAACGGCTGGGTGCAGAAGGCTGTTGCGGGCAAGATTCTGGCCGCGGGCGGACAGGATCTCGCCAAGCTGTCGGCGGCCGCCAAGAAGAAGGGCTTCAAGCCCGTGTCGCTCGGCGTGAAGACGTCGACGTCGTTTTCGAATGCGATCCGCACCTTCGAATCGCAGAACGTCGTCGGGCTGCTCGAAGGGACCGAAGCCAAGGATGAGTACGTCCTCTATACTGCGCACTGGGACCACATTGGTCGGTGCAAGGCGGATGCTGGCGGCGACGACATCTGCAACGGCGCGATCGACAATGCGACCGGGACGGCCGCGCTGATCGCACTGGCCGAAGCCAACGCCAAGGCGGGCCCCGCACGTCGCAGCCAGGTGTTCCTCGCGGTCACCGCCGAAGAATCGGGCCTCCTCGGCAGCGAGTATTATGCCGCCAACCCGATCTTCCCGCTGAGCCAGACGGTCGGCGGTATCAACATCGACGGGATGCCGATGGGTGGCCGGTCGAAGGACGTCGTCGCGATCGGCGGCGCCAAGAGTCAGCTCGACGCCTTCCTCGACAAGTTCGTCACGGCCGAGAAGCTCACGCTCAACCTCGAACCGACGCCGGAGAAGGGCTTCTACTACCGCTCCGACCACTTCAACCTCGCCAAGGTCGGGGTGCCGATGCTCTATCTCAAGGGCGGGGACGATTTCGAGGCCGGCGGTCGCGCAGCGGGCGAAGCGTACCAGAAGAAATGGACCGAGGAGATTTACCACCAGCCGAGCGACGAGTTCGATCCGAACTGGGATTGGGGCGGCGCCATGCAGATCCTCCAGCTCTATTACCGGATTGGGCGCAGCATGGCGATGAGCAGCGGCTGGCCCACCTGGAACGATGGCGACGAATTCCGCGGCGCGCGTGATAAGAGTTGCGCGGCTGAAGGCGGTTGCTGA
- a CDS encoding agmatine deiminase family protein: MTASMPPEWAPQDWLWIGFPHDADEWPEYLGRAQEQIAAFANAVAESGQEVRLLVRDAANEARAKSLVSGSVRIERRTFGDIWLRDTGPLVRRDGTALRCRFNGWGGKYLMEGDQTVGAEIARDAGLPVVEGDWILEGGAIDGDGTGLVATTEQCLLNPNRNPGLSRDAIEGRLDRDLGFDRVLWLCEGLINDHTDGHVDNLARFVGPNRLALPRSTGIGDPNAAIYADARDRAEAFGVDVVEIPSPGLITRGDFIEPASYANFAITTHLVVVPTFGSPHDADGVAAIAELFPDRATIGLPGDAVLAGGGGFHCASQQMPALTGN, translated from the coding sequence ATGACCGCTTCGATGCCGCCCGAGTGGGCGCCGCAGGACTGGCTGTGGATCGGCTTCCCCCACGATGCCGACGAGTGGCCCGAATACCTCGGCCGCGCCCAGGAACAGATCGCTGCCTTTGCCAACGCGGTTGCCGAAAGCGGGCAGGAGGTGCGCCTGCTCGTCCGCGACGCCGCCAACGAGGCGCGCGCGAAGTCGCTCGTTTCGGGCTCGGTCCGGATCGAACGCCGGACATTCGGCGACATCTGGCTTCGCGACACCGGCCCGCTCGTGCGCCGCGACGGCACCGCCCTGCGCTGCAGGTTCAACGGCTGGGGCGGAAAGTACCTCATGGAGGGCGACCAGACCGTGGGGGCGGAGATCGCGCGCGATGCGGGCCTGCCGGTTGTCGAGGGCGACTGGATCCTCGAAGGCGGGGCGATCGACGGCGACGGCACCGGCCTTGTCGCGACGACCGAGCAATGCCTGCTCAACCCCAATCGCAACCCCGGGTTGTCGCGCGACGCGATCGAGGGGCGGCTGGACCGCGATCTCGGCTTCGACCGTGTGCTATGGCTGTGCGAAGGCCTGATCAACGACCATACCGACGGTCATGTCGACAACCTCGCCCGGTTCGTTGGGCCGAACCGTCTCGCGCTGCCGCGCTCCACCGGCATTGGCGACCCGAACGCGGCAATTTACGCCGACGCCAGGGATCGCGCCGAAGCATTCGGCGTCGATGTGGTCGAAATCCCCTCGCCCGGGCTGATCACGCGCGGCGATTTCATCGAGCCCGCGAGCTACGCCAACTTCGCGATCACGACGCATCTTGTCGTCGTGCCCACCTTTGGTTCGCCCCACGATGCCGACGGCGTCGCGGCGATCGCCGAGCTGTTTCCCGATCGCGCCACGATCGGCCTCCCCGGCGATGCGGTGCTCGCCGGCGGCGGCGGATTCCACTGCGCCAGCCAGCAAATGCCGGCATTAACCGGGAATTAG
- a CDS encoding DUF1223 domain-containing protein, giving the protein MANLLQTSRRILATGSLGLAAIAVVALLGPASQARSARDASSNPVVVELFTSQGCSSCPPADAFAARLARESDVLMITRPITYWDRLGWKDTLARPANTDLQRAYARRGFDRNGVYTPQMVIAGRRAAVGSNEGAVRVHVSKESLRERPSLSVSGSAISIAGPGKGGELMLLTLRPSVTVGIGSGENGGLRVTYTNVVEGEQRIGSWSGGPARFSIPAETLAAKGKRHAVILREPDGGPVLAGRAL; this is encoded by the coding sequence ATGGCAAACCTCCTCCAAACGTCCCGCCGCATTCTCGCTACTGGTTCGTTGGGCCTCGCCGCAATCGCGGTCGTCGCGCTGCTCGGACCCGCATCGCAGGCGCGTTCCGCACGGGACGCGTCGTCCAATCCGGTCGTCGTCGAGCTCTTCACAAGCCAGGGTTGTTCGTCCTGTCCGCCGGCGGACGCCTTCGCCGCGCGCCTTGCGCGCGAAAGCGACGTACTCATGATTACGCGCCCAATCACGTACTGGGACCGGTTGGGGTGGAAGGATACCCTGGCGCGTCCGGCCAACACGGACCTGCAGCGCGCCTACGCCCGCCGCGGGTTCGACCGCAACGGAGTCTATACGCCGCAGATGGTCATCGCCGGGCGACGCGCAGCCGTCGGCTCCAACGAGGGGGCGGTCCGCGTGCATGTTTCCAAGGAGAGCCTGCGCGAGCGGCCTTCGTTATCGGTTAGCGGCAGTGCGATCTCAATTGCCGGTCCCGGCAAGGGCGGCGAGCTCATGCTCCTCACGCTTCGTCCCAGCGTCACGGTCGGCATAGGGTCGGGCGAGAACGGCGGGCTGCGCGTGACCTACACCAACGTCGTCGAAGGCGAGCAGCGCATCGGAAGCTGGTCCGGCGGCCCGGCCCGGTTTTCCATCCCTGCAGAAACCCTTGCTGCCAAGGGGAAGCGCCACGCCGTGATCCTGCGCGAGCCTGATGGCGGCCCCGTCCTTGCCGGACGCGCGCTCTAG
- a CDS encoding sulfite exporter TauE/SafE family protein, with translation MILGLTAAAIATGIAAALVAGIVRGLAGFGLAILLVPVFGLAATPQEAVVAANWLGVLMGFAGLRRVVREAERSAIPISILAVAATPLGVILLGLVPAAPARVLIAFIAIAAFVAVLLPQRPIDHRPTRFETGATGITSGLLTGFAGMPGPPVVPYYLRRALPPSTARSSMLLVFFATSLAGASSALALGVADWRAAIIALLLWPVAFVGNWIGFKAHDRVGPRTWRIVAGLVLGLAAGGAVLKLVQAGA, from the coding sequence TTGATCCTCGGCCTGACCGCCGCGGCGATCGCGACCGGGATAGCGGCGGCGCTTGTTGCCGGTATCGTGCGTGGACTGGCCGGTTTCGGGCTCGCGATCCTGCTCGTTCCCGTGTTCGGCCTTGCCGCCACGCCTCAGGAAGCGGTGGTGGCAGCGAATTGGCTCGGCGTCCTGATGGGTTTCGCCGGGCTGCGGCGAGTGGTTCGCGAGGCCGAGCGTTCGGCCATCCCGATCTCGATCCTGGCCGTCGCGGCCACTCCGCTCGGCGTAATCCTGCTCGGGCTGGTGCCTGCGGCCCCCGCTCGGGTGCTGATTGCGTTCATTGCGATCGCCGCTTTCGTCGCAGTCCTGCTGCCGCAACGCCCGATCGATCACCGCCCAACACGGTTCGAGACCGGGGCGACGGGCATCACTTCGGGATTGCTCACGGGATTTGCAGGGATGCCCGGCCCGCCGGTCGTCCCATACTACCTGCGCCGGGCGCTACCTCCGTCGACGGCGCGATCCTCGATGCTCCTGGTATTCTTCGCCACATCGCTTGCCGGTGCATCCAGTGCGCTGGCGCTTGGCGTGGCCGACTGGCGGGCGGCGATCATCGCTCTACTGCTGTGGCCCGTGGCCTTCGTCGGCAACTGGATCGGATTCAAGGCGCATGATCGCGTCGGGCCCAGGACCTGGCGGATCGTGGCCGGTCTGGTGTTGGGTCTGGCGGCAGGCGGCGCCGTGTTGAAACTCGTCCAGGCCGGGGCCTAG
- the thrS gene encoding threonine--tRNA ligase yields MSELLKISLPDGSVREVPAGSTPADIAAAIGPGLAKAALAARVDGELRDLNRAFEGDAELALVTSRDEADALELARHDYAHVLAEAVQALWPGTQITFGPATDDGFYYDVMAPASREPFSMDDLPAIEDKMREIIRADKPLTREVWSRQQLIDKWQAEGETFKAEWAAELPDGEELTVYRSGDDWLDMCRGPHLPSTGKLDPQAFKLMRVAGAYWRGDQKNAQLTRIYGTGWLNKKQLDAHLHRLEEAAKRDHRRLGREMNLFHLQEEAHGSVFWHPQGYTIYRMLEDYIRRAVQGADCREVKTPQVMDARQWEKSGHWGKYRENMFVIPDEVPNTEEDGPVISGEADWMALKPMNCPAHVLIFKQGIKSYRDLPLRLVENGCCHRNEPHGALHGLMRVRQFTQDDGHIFCREDQIVEEVRSFCELADKVYKDFGFTYAVKLALRPEQRFGSDEDWDKAESELRQAVIDAGLATQEYGWEELPGEGAFYAPKLEWHLTDAIGRTWQVGTIQSDRVLPERLDASYIGEDGERHRPVMLHRAIFGSYERFIGILIEHFAGRLPTWLAPTQAVVATIVSDADDYAREVAAKLEAAGIRVETDLRNEKINYKVREHSLAKVPHLLVVGKREADEGTVAVRTLGAEHQKVMPLAEAITMLTQEATPPDLARD; encoded by the coding sequence ATGAGCGAGCTTTTGAAGATCAGCCTGCCCGACGGATCGGTGCGCGAAGTGCCCGCGGGCAGCACTCCGGCGGACATCGCCGCGGCGATCGGTCCGGGCCTCGCCAAGGCGGCGCTGGCAGCGCGCGTCGATGGGGAGCTGCGCGACCTCAACCGGGCATTCGAGGGCGACGCCGAGCTGGCGCTCGTCACCAGCCGCGACGAGGCCGACGCGCTCGAACTGGCGCGCCACGACTATGCCCACGTTCTCGCCGAGGCGGTGCAGGCGCTGTGGCCGGGCACGCAGATCACCTTTGGTCCTGCAACCGACGACGGGTTCTACTACGACGTGATGGCGCCCGCCTCGCGCGAGCCGTTCAGCATGGATGACTTGCCCGCGATCGAGGACAAGATGCGCGAGATCATCCGCGCCGACAAGCCGCTCACGCGCGAGGTGTGGAGCCGCCAGCAGCTCATCGACAAGTGGCAGGCCGAAGGCGAGACGTTCAAGGCCGAGTGGGCCGCAGAGCTTCCCGACGGCGAGGAGCTGACCGTCTATCGCAGCGGTGACGACTGGCTCGACATGTGTCGCGGCCCGCACCTGCCCAGCACCGGCAAGCTCGACCCGCAGGCGTTCAAGCTGATGCGTGTTGCCGGCGCCTACTGGCGCGGCGACCAGAAAAATGCGCAGCTCACGCGCATCTATGGCACCGGCTGGCTCAACAAGAAGCAGCTCGACGCGCACCTTCACCGACTGGAGGAAGCCGCGAAGCGCGACCACCGCCGGCTGGGGCGCGAGATGAACCTCTTCCACCTGCAGGAAGAGGCGCACGGCAGCGTGTTCTGGCACCCGCAAGGCTACACCATCTACCGCATGCTCGAGGATTACATCCGCCGCGCAGTGCAGGGTGCCGACTGCCGCGAGGTGAAGACCCCGCAGGTTATGGACGCGCGCCAGTGGGAGAAGTCCGGCCACTGGGGCAAGTACCGCGAGAACATGTTCGTCATCCCGGATGAGGTGCCGAACACCGAGGAAGACGGGCCGGTCATCAGCGGCGAGGCCGACTGGATGGCGCTGAAGCCGATGAACTGCCCCGCGCACGTCCTCATCTTCAAGCAGGGCATCAAGTCCTACCGCGACCTGCCGCTGCGCCTGGTCGAGAACGGTTGCTGCCACCGCAACGAGCCGCACGGCGCGCTCCACGGGCTGATGCGCGTGCGCCAGTTCACGCAGGACGACGGCCACATCTTCTGCCGCGAGGACCAGATCGTCGAGGAAGTCCGCAGCTTCTGCGAGCTGGCCGACAAGGTCTACAAGGACTTCGGCTTCACCTATGCGGTCAAGCTGGCGCTTCGTCCCGAGCAGCGGTTCGGCTCCGACGAGGACTGGGACAAGGCCGAGAGCGAACTGCGCCAGGCGGTCATCGACGCCGGGCTCGCCACGCAAGAATACGGGTGGGAAGAACTGCCGGGCGAAGGTGCGTTCTATGCGCCCAAGCTCGAATGGCACCTGACCGATGCGATCGGCCGCACCTGGCAGGTCGGCACGATCCAGTCCGACCGCGTGCTGCCCGAAAGGCTCGATGCGAGCTACATCGGCGAGGACGGCGAACGTCACCGGCCGGTGATGCTTCACCGGGCCATCTTCGGTTCCTACGAACGCTTCATCGGCATCCTGATCGAGCACTTCGCTGGCAGGTTGCCGACGTGGCTCGCTCCGACACAGGCGGTGGTGGCGACCATCGTGTCGGATGCCGACGATTACGCGCGCGAAGTTGCCGCGAAGCTGGAAGCGGCGGGCATCCGGGTCGAGACCGACCTGCGGAACGAGAAGATCAACTACAAGGTGCGCGAGCACAGCCTCGCCAAGGTTCCGCACCTGCTGGTCGTCGGCAAGCGCGAGGCGGATGAGGGCACCGTCGCGGTCCGCACGCTCGGCGCCGAGCACCAGAAGGTCATGCCGCTCGCCGAGGCGATCACGATGCTGACGCAAGAGGCAACGCCCCCGGACCTCGCGCGGGATTGA
- a CDS encoding alkaline phosphatase D family protein, translating to MTTRMPPPAVGIPALSRRALLGGGLLGFGLAAAPLAAQVGAGFTHGVASGEPSAKSVLLWTRFVGRRAARLRWEVSESAEFTRIASGGTVRATPANDWCAKAVATGLAPGRWYHYRFVAPDGTMSATGRTRTLPDGPTARFRMAVFSCSNIGFGHFNGYAHAAAADEFELAVHLGDYLYEYERNQYPIEKEIVDGRVPDPTGEIVALADYRMRYASYRRDPDLVRLHQLYPMISVYDDHESANDSWKGGAENHDPATEGPWSARKRAAMKARSEWLPVSDDPWARYDIGDLASIFRIETRLTARDKPLDLAGATKGLSPEDADAALRALREGTWADPKRTLMGRAQEQWLSAGLRSSVRSGRKWQVLAQQVIMGGLSTPSDIAERVGNTVPDYVKRRLVAAVAASRAGLPASMDTWDGYPAARSRLLASALDAGANLVTLTGDSHNAWAFDLAHGGDAAGVEFAGQSVTSPGFESSFRQTAPKDLAALLVGHNPGLKWCDTSNRGYMAVELTPQAATCEWRFSDPVRNRSAALAGAHRLVAAHGARRLTSV from the coding sequence ATGACCACCCGCATGCCGCCGCCCGCCGTTGGTATTCCTGCTCTGAGCAGGCGGGCTTTGCTGGGGGGCGGTCTGCTGGGGTTCGGCCTTGCGGCGGCCCCGCTGGCCGCACAGGTCGGCGCCGGATTTACCCACGGGGTCGCCAGCGGCGAACCGTCGGCAAAATCCGTGCTGCTGTGGACCCGATTCGTCGGCAGGCGTGCTGCCCGACTGCGGTGGGAGGTGTCCGAAAGCGCCGAGTTCACGCGCATTGCCAGCGGCGGGACCGTCCGCGCGACGCCGGCGAACGACTGGTGCGCCAAGGCCGTCGCGACCGGTCTGGCCCCGGGACGCTGGTATCACTACCGCTTCGTCGCGCCCGACGGGACCATGTCTGCGACCGGGCGCACGCGAACGCTGCCGGACGGGCCGACCGCACGCTTTCGCATGGCCGTCTTCAGTTGCTCCAACATCGGGTTCGGTCACTTCAACGGCTATGCCCACGCGGCTGCCGCCGACGAATTCGAACTCGCCGTCCACCTCGGCGACTATCTCTACGAATACGAACGCAACCAGTACCCGATCGAAAAGGAAATCGTCGACGGCCGGGTCCCCGACCCGACGGGCGAGATCGTCGCCCTGGCGGATTACCGGATGCGCTACGCCAGCTATCGCCGCGATCCCGATCTCGTCCGGCTGCATCAGCTCTATCCGATGATCTCGGTCTACGACGATCACGAATCTGCCAACGATTCCTGGAAGGGTGGGGCTGAGAACCACGACCCGGCTACCGAGGGCCCATGGTCCGCCCGGAAGCGGGCGGCGATGAAGGCGCGCAGCGAATGGCTGCCCGTGTCCGACGATCCGTGGGCACGCTACGATATCGGGGACCTGGCTTCGATCTTCCGGATCGAGACCCGTCTCACCGCGCGCGACAAGCCGCTCGACCTGGCAGGAGCGACGAAGGGACTGTCGCCCGAAGATGCCGATGCCGCACTGCGCGCACTGCGCGAAGGCACGTGGGCCGACCCGAAGCGCACCCTCATGGGCAGGGCCCAGGAGCAATGGCTGTCGGCGGGCCTGAGGTCCTCGGTCCGCTCGGGCCGCAAGTGGCAGGTGCTTGCGCAGCAGGTCATCATGGGCGGCCTTTCGACGCCATCCGACATTGCCGAGCGGGTAGGCAACACGGTGCCCGACTACGTGAAGCGCCGCCTGGTGGCAGCAGTCGCCGCCAGCCGTGCGGGCCTGCCCGCGAGCATGGATACATGGGATGGGTACCCGGCTGCGCGATCGCGCCTGCTCGCCTCCGCGCTCGATGCGGGTGCCAACCTCGTCACGCTCACGGGCGATTCGCACAACGCGTGGGCGTTCGATCTTGCCCATGGAGGCGACGCGGCAGGGGTCGAGTTTGCCGGGCAGTCGGTCACTTCGCCCGGCTTCGAATCATCCTTCCGCCAAACCGCGCCAAAGGACCTTGCCGCCTTGCTCGTCGGTCACAACCCGGGGCTCAAGTGGTGCGACACCAGCAATCGCGGATACATGGCGGTCGAACTGACCCCGCAGGCGGCGACCTGCGAGTGGCGGTTCAGTGATCCCGTGCGCAATCGTTCGGCGGCGCTTGCCGGCGCCCACCGCCTGGTCGCAGCACACGGAGCACGTCGCCTGACCTCCGTCTAA
- a CDS encoding alpha/beta fold hydrolase, translating to MADLQFHDIDGRRIAFRYSAGEGPAIVFLPGYMSDMAGGKATAVFDWAVRNGRTCLLLDYSGCGESAGDFADGTLSRWRDEVLALVEDLVDGPVILVGSSMGGWLMLLVGRALSDRLKALVGIAAAPDFTDWGYDTAQKAALANDHVVFEDNPYGPDPTPTHPGFWADGQAQRQLNAEIPFDCPVRLIHGMRDEDVPYAISQRLSAMLRSPDVHLTLVKDGDHRLSREADIDLLLRTIEAL from the coding sequence ATGGCCGATCTGCAGTTTCATGACATCGATGGTCGACGGATCGCCTTTCGCTACAGCGCGGGAGAGGGACCGGCGATCGTGTTCCTGCCCGGTTACATGTCCGACATGGCGGGCGGAAAGGCGACCGCAGTGTTCGATTGGGCGGTCCGGAACGGGCGCACCTGCTTGCTGCTCGACTATTCGGGCTGCGGCGAATCGGCTGGTGACTTCGCGGATGGCACGCTGTCGCGTTGGCGCGACGAGGTGCTTGCGCTGGTCGAGGATCTCGTCGACGGCCCGGTGATCCTCGTCGGATCGTCGATGGGGGGCTGGCTCATGCTGCTCGTGGGCCGAGCGCTCAGCGATCGTCTGAAGGCGCTGGTGGGCATCGCGGCAGCGCCCGACTTCACCGACTGGGGCTACGACACAGCGCAAAAAGCGGCTTTGGCGAACGATCACGTGGTGTTCGAGGACAACCCCTATGGCCCCGATCCCACCCCGACCCATCCCGGCTTCTGGGCCGACGGCCAGGCCCAGCGTCAACTCAACGCCGAGATACCGTTCGACTGCCCGGTGCGGCTGATCCACGGCATGCGTGACGAGGACGTGCCCTACGCGATCTCGCAGCGGCTCTCCGCGATGCTGCGTTCGCCCGACGTTCACCTGACGCTGGTCAAGGATGGCGATCACCGGCTGAGCCGCGAAGCGGACATCGACCTGCTGCTGCGGACCATCGAAGCTCTTTAG
- a CDS encoding tetratricopeptide repeat protein: MIATLALLPLALMQVGPAPTTSPITAVPPELQNRPPRNGVRTAPMLDRDANRPAIELCLDTARTEPARARSFAAEWVSRTAGLQRATGHHCLGVAAGNLGDWSAAADAFLAAREEATDPQFRARMGALAGSALLSQGKTGEALNILDAARDEATGDAFLGGSVAQDRAAALVALDRLPEASDALAEARRLVPDDPHAWLLSATLARRLNQLDAAQAHIERAAVLDPRDPAIGLEAGVIAALGGRTDAARRSFESVVATAPESPQAATARTYLGQLGE, translated from the coding sequence ATGATCGCAACCCTTGCCCTTCTCCCTCTCGCGCTGATGCAAGTCGGCCCCGCGCCGACGACATCGCCCATCACCGCGGTGCCCCCCGAACTGCAGAACCGTCCCCCTCGAAATGGCGTGCGCACCGCCCCGATGCTCGACCGCGATGCAAACCGCCCTGCAATCGAGCTGTGCCTCGATACCGCGCGCACCGAACCAGCGCGGGCCCGGTCCTTCGCCGCCGAGTGGGTTTCCCGGACTGCGGGCCTGCAGCGCGCCACCGGGCACCATTGCCTGGGCGTCGCGGCCGGTAACCTGGGAGACTGGAGCGCGGCCGCAGATGCCTTTCTCGCCGCACGCGAAGAAGCGACCGATCCGCAGTTCCGCGCCCGGATGGGCGCGCTCGCGGGAAGTGCTCTTTTATCGCAAGGCAAGACCGGCGAAGCGCTGAATATTCTCGACGCGGCCCGCGACGAGGCGACCGGCGATGCGTTTCTGGGCGGGTCGGTTGCGCAGGACCGGGCAGCGGCACTCGTGGCGCTCGATCGGCTTCCGGAAGCGAGCGACGCGCTCGCGGAGGCGCGGCGGCTCGTGCCAGACGATCCGCACGCATGGTTGCTGTCCGCAACGCTTGCACGGCGGCTGAACCAGCTCGACGCGGCGCAGGCGCATATCGAGAGGGCGGCAGTGCTCGACCCACGCGATCCCGCAATAGGTCTCGAAGCGGGGGTTATCGCTGCCTTGGGCGGACGGACCGATGCAGCCCGCCGCTCATTCGAATCGGTCGTGGCGACTGCGCCGGAGAGCCCACAGGCTGCCACGGCGCGCACTTATCTAGGGCAACTCGGCGAATGA
- a CDS encoding LLM class flavin-dependent oxidoreductase: protein MIPLSVLDLVPVREGGTLGEAYAATASLAQVAERHGYRRFWIAEHHTMEGIAGAATSVVIGHVGYATSTIRIGSGGIMLPNHNPFVIAEQFGTLDALFPGRIDLGLGRAPGAGPELQRALRKNLHQAAEFFPQDVVELRALLAGDPDLPIHATPGRGANIEMWMLGSSLFGAQLAAELGMPYAFASHFAPDHLDAALAVYRERFRPSLWLEKPYAMAAMTVFAAETDSEAELIASSQQQSFVRLRTGRPGMLPPPIPGYRDSLPAPAQGLLAHIGQASAIGSRSTVREAMGRFVERTGADEIIVSGATYDPAARERSLELTIEALAG from the coding sequence ATGATCCCTCTTTCGGTCCTCGATCTCGTTCCCGTGCGCGAGGGCGGTACCCTGGGCGAAGCCTATGCCGCGACCGCCAGCCTCGCGCAGGTGGCCGAACGACACGGCTACAGGCGTTTCTGGATCGCCGAGCACCACACGATGGAAGGAATCGCGGGTGCGGCCACCTCCGTGGTGATCGGGCACGTCGGCTATGCGACGTCAACCATCCGGATCGGGTCGGGCGGGATCATGCTGCCCAATCACAATCCATTCGTGATCGCCGAGCAGTTCGGCACGCTCGATGCGCTCTTTCCGGGGCGCATCGATCTCGGTCTCGGCCGCGCGCCGGGCGCCGGTCCCGAGCTACAGCGGGCGCTGCGCAAGAACCTGCACCAAGCGGCCGAGTTCTTCCCGCAGGACGTCGTCGAGTTGCGCGCCCTCTTGGCTGGCGATCCCGATCTGCCCATCCACGCGACGCCCGGACGCGGCGCGAATATCGAAATGTGGATGCTCGGCTCCAGCCTGTTCGGTGCGCAGCTCGCCGCTGAACTCGGCATGCCCTACGCCTTCGCAAGCCACTTCGCGCCCGACCACCTTGATGCCGCGCTGGCCGTCTATCGCGAACGGTTTCGGCCGTCGCTATGGCTCGAGAAGCCATACGCGATGGCCGCGATGACGGTGTTCGCCGCGGAAACCGACAGCGAAGCCGAGCTGATTGCCTCCAGCCAGCAACAGAGCTTCGTGCGGCTGCGCACTGGCCGGCCCGGAATGCTGCCCCCGCCGATCCCAGGCTATCGCGACAGCCTGCCCGCGCCCGCGCAGGGGCTGCTTGCACACATCGGCCAGGCGAGCGCGATCGGCTCTCGCTCGACGGTACGCGAAGCGATGGGCCGGTTCGTCGAGCGCACCGGTGCCGACGAGATTATCGTCTCCGGCGCGACTTACGATCCGGCCGCCCGAGAACGCTCGCTCGAGCTGACAATCGAAGCGCTTGCCGGATAA